From a single Nymphaea colorata isolate Beijing-Zhang1983 chromosome 4, ASM883128v2, whole genome shotgun sequence genomic region:
- the LOC116253200 gene encoding nucleobase-ascorbate transporter 3, with amino-acid sequence MVEVNVEHASGAPPASVAAAAAAAAAGVTGGVVFNPSDQLHDIQFCVHSTPSWPEAIILAFQHYIVMLGTTVMISTLTVPLMGGDHGDNARVIQTLVFMSGINTFLQTLFGSRLPTVMGGSFAFVIPVVSIIHDFSLRSFTSEHQRFLHTIRAIQGSLIVTSFLNIILGYSRAWGAYTRHFSPVVIIPVVCVVGLGLFERGFPQVGKCVEIGLPTLIVLVGVQQHLKHVHPRAYPVLDKFALLFCVVLVWSFAALLTVSGAYNKAPAKTKQHCRVDRSYLVSSAPWIRFPYPFQWGPPIFNAGHVFGMIGAALVSNVESSGAFYAASRLSGATPPPANVLSRSIGLQGINTLLDGIFGSPVGSTVSVENVGLLGLTKVGSRRVVQISTAFMVFFSIFGKFGALFASIPLPIFAAIYCVLFGFVAAVGVSYMQFTNNNSMRNLYIIGLSMFLAISIPQYFNEFYVSAGHGPVKTGAGWFDDILNSVFASSPTVALIVGTLLDNTLEAVSSVRDRGLSWWLPFQREKGDVRNEEFYRFPVNFHDFIPARYLY; translated from the exons ATGGTGGAAGTGAACGTTGAACATGCATCAGGAGCTCCACCAGCATCAGTAGCGGCGGCAGCTGCGGCAGCCGCTGCAGGGGTAACAGGCGGCGTCGTGTTCAACCCATCTGACCAGCTCCATGACATTCAATTCTGCGTTCACTCTACTCCATCATGGC CTGAAGCGATCATACTGGCTTTTCAACATTATATTGTAATGCTAGGAACCACAGTGATGATCTCCACTCTCACAGTTCCTCTAATGGGGGGAGACCAC GGGGACAATGCTAGAGTTATTCAGACATTGGTCTTCATGAGTGGCATCAACACATTCCTCCAGACTCTGTTCGGATCACGTCTCCCTACTGTCATGGGTGGATCATTTGCGTTTGTGATTCCAGTCGTGTCTATCATCCATGACTTCTCCTTACGTTCATTCACATCTGAACACCAG AGGTTTCTTCACACCATAAGAGCCATACAAGGATCACTAATCGTTACTTCCTTCTTGAACATCATACTTGGTTATAGTCGAGCATGGGGCGCTTACACAAG GCACTTCAGCCCTGTTGTGATAATTCCTGTTGTTTGCGTGGTTGGTCTTGGATTGTTTGAAAGAGGATTTCCTCAG GTTGGCAAGTGTGTGGAAATTGGTTTGCCCACGCTAATTGTACTAGTTGGAGTTCAACAG CACCTAAAGCACGTCCATCCGAGAGCTTATCCAGTGCTTGACAAGTTTGCTCTGCTTTTCTGCGTTGTACTGGTTTGGTCATTTGCTGCCCTACTGACAGTTAGTGGTGCATATAACAAAGCCCCTGCAAAGACCAAACAACATTGTCGTGTGGATAGAAGTTATCTTGTATCCTCTGCTCCATG GATCAGATTTCCCTACCCTTTTCAATGGGGACCTCCAATTTTCAATGCAGGACATGTGTTTGGGATGATTGGTGCTGCACTTGTTTCAAATGTGGAA TCATCTGGTGCATTTTATGCAGCTTCTAGGCTTTCCGGCGCTACACCTCCTCCTGCAAATGTCCTTAGTCGAAGCATTGGTTTACAG GGCATTAATACGCTACTTGATGGAATATTTGGGTCACCAGTAGGCTCGACTGTGTCAGT AGAAAATGTTGGTCTTCTTGGACTGACTAAGGTGGGAAGTAGAAGAGTAGTGCAGATATCAACTGCGTTTATGGTGTTCTTCTCAATTTTCG GAAAGTTTGGTGCGCTTTTTGCTTCAATTCCACTGCCAATATTTGCTGCCATTTACTGTGTGCTGTTTGGCTTTGTCG CTGCTGTTGGTGTCTCGTACATGCAGTTCACAAACAACAACTCCATGAgaaacctttacattattggTCTTTCTATGTTCTTGGCCATTTCAATACCTCAATATTTCAATGAGTTCTATGTTTCTGCTGGCCATGGCCCTGTAAAAACAGGGGCAGGATGG TTTGATGACATCCTTAATTCAGTATTTGCTTCTTCACCAACTGTGGCTCTCATAGTCGGAACACTTCTTGACAATACTTTGGAAGCAGTTTCTTCCGTCAGAGATAGAGGGCTCTCATGGTGGCTCCCATTccaaagagagaaaggagatgTCAGAAACGAAGAATTCTACAGATTCCCCGTCAACTTCCATGACTTCATTCCAGCAAGATATCTTTATTAA
- the LOC116253691 gene encoding uncharacterized protein LOC116253691 — translation MANAWRKNPGLHWTWKLLLLTFPLTLLLLFVLLLRRPVPSFVQTQTLVLKSLPQFGPIRPLDCLRYPTATPIFANVVEGLRFPFIYSLADLGIPDKPHRNILRMMKGKPFRKPDISSKVQEILGKVDRKDGIFVDVGANVGMATFAAAAMGFKVFAFEPVVENLQRLCDGVFLNRVGDAVTLFAAAASDQIGNITFHKLVGRLDNSAISASGAKLTFKSNQEIAVEVMSVPLDSVIPDSQPVVLLKIDVQGWEYHVLRGAVKLLSRKGNEAPYLIYEEDERLLAASNSSSKEIREFLASVGYNQCTQHGNDAHCQKG, via the exons ATGGCGAACGCCTGGAGGAAGAATCCGGGCCTCCATTGGACGTGGAAGCTCCTCCTCCTCACCTTCCCACTCacccttctcctccttttcgtcctcctcctccgccgccCAGTTCCCTCCTTCGTCCAGACGCAAACCCTGGTCCTGAAATCTCTTCCTCAATTCGGCCCTATCCGTCCTTTGGACTGCCTCCGCTACCCGACTGCCACGCCCATCTTTGCCAACGTCGTCGAGGGCCTCCGCTTCCCCTTCATTTACTCCCTTGCGGATCTTGGCATTCCTGACAAGCCTCACAGGAACATTCTCAGGATGATGAAGGGGAAACCCTTCAGGAAGCCTGATATCTCCAGTAAGGTTCAGGAAATTCTGGGGAAGGTCGACAGGAAAGATGGGATCTTCGTCGACGTTGGGGCGAACGTCGGCATGGCGACATTTGCCGCCGCTGCGATGGGGTTTAAGGTCTTCGCCTTCGAGCCGGTGGTGGAGAACCTTCAGAGGTTGTGCGACGGCGTGTTCCTGAACAGGGTTGGAGATGCGGTTACGTTGTTCGCGGCGGCCGCGTCTGATCAGATCGGGAACATTACCTTCCATAAG TTGGTTGGAAGACTTGATAACAGTGCGATCTCTGCAAGTGGTGCAAAGTTGACGTTTAAGTCAAACCAGGAGATTGCTGTTGAGGTGATGTCTGTTCCATTGGATTCGGTCATACCTGATTCGCAGCCAGTAGTCCTCCTGAAGATTGATGTTCAAGGGTGGGAATATCATGTATTAAGAGGGGCGGTTAAGCTGTTGtccagaaaaggaaatgaagctCCATATCTCATTTATGAGGAGGATGAACGATTGCTTGCTGCAAGTAATAGCAGTTCAAAGGAGATCAGGGAGTTCTTAGCAAGTGTCGGTTATAATCAGTGCACACAGCACGGAAATGATGCCCACTGTCAGAAGGGCTAA
- the LOC116253719 gene encoding serpin-ZXA-like: MDVRDSIQSQTESSLLLASRIALSEAREVNLVFSPLTLHIALSMVAAGSKGRTGDQILSFLRARTNEELNSLSAQIVSLILADGSTLGGPTLSSANGVWVDESMPLKPAFAEIVKGVYGAEAKAVDFQTKAIEVENEVNSWAEGQTNGLIKELLPSGSVNNLTRLILANALYFKGAWKDKFDASVTKEGSFYPLSGESVQVMFMTSSKKQFVAAFPGFKVLKLPYGQGEDKRLFSMYLFLPDERNGLHNLVEKVGSDLDFINRHLPSNKVSVGQFMIPKFKISYGFEASGVLKQMGLFLPFSGEAELTEMVDSPLGNKLSVSSIFHKSFIEVNEEGTEAASATAAVVMLRSAMMPQPPIDFVADHPFLFLIREELTGVLLFVGHVLNPLLAA, encoded by the exons ATGGATGTCCGCGACTCAATCCAAAGCCAGACAGAGTCAAGCTTGCTCCTGGCGAGCCGCATCGCCCTGAGCGAAGCAAGGGAAGTCAACCtcgtcttctcccccctcacCCTCCACATCGCCCTTTCCATGGTGGCCGCTGGATCGAAAGGACGGACTGGTGATCAGATACTGTCGTTCCTGAGGGCAAGAACCAACGAGGAGCTCAACTCGCTCTCTGCCCAGATCGTTTCCCTGATTCTCGCCGACGGGAGCACTCTTGGAGGTCCGACGCTGTCCTCTGCAAACGGCGTCTGGGTCGACGAATCCATGCCGTTGAAACCGGCCTTCGCGGAGATCGTGAAGGGCGTCTATGGAGCAGAAGCCAAGGCCGTCGATTTTCAGACGAAG GCAATTGAAGTAGAAAATGAAGTGAACTCATGGGCGGAAGGGCAGACTAATGGACTTATTAAAGAACTTCTTCCATCTGGCTCCGTTAACAATTTAACTAGGCTTATCCTTGCCAATGCACTTTACTTTAAGGGCGCCTGGAAAGACAAGTTTGATGCATCTGTTACCAAAGAAGGCTCTTTCTATCCTCTGAGCGGGGAATCTGTACAAGTCATGTTTATGACTAGCTCGAAGAAGCAGTTCGTTGCTGCTTTTCCTGGTTTCAAAGTACTCAAGTTGCCTTATGGGCAAGGCGAGGATAAAAGGCTTTTCTCCATGTATCTTTTCCTTCCTGATGAGAGAAATGGGCTGCATAATCTGGTAGAAAAAGTTGGTTCAGATCTGGATTTCATAAATAGGCATCTTCCTTCAAACAAAGTGAGTGTCGGTCAGTTCATGATTCCTAAGTTCAAAATTTCTTATGGTTTTGAAGCATCTGGGGTTCTCAAACAGATGGGGTTGTTTTTGCCCTTCTCTGGTGAAGCTGAACTTACTGAGATGGTTGATTCGCCTTTGGGAAATAAATTGTCTGTATCCAGCATATTCCACAAATCTTTTATTGAGGTTAATGAAGAAGGAACTGAAGCTGCTTCTGCAACTGCTGCTGTGGTAATGTTGCGGTCTGCCATGATGCCACAACCACCTATAGACTTCGTAGCTGATCATCCATTTCTGTTTCTAATACGAGAAGAACTAACGGGGGTTTTGCTATTTGTTGGTCATGTGCTCAATCCTCTTCTCGCTGCTTAA